A window of Oncorhynchus gorbuscha isolate QuinsamMale2020 ecotype Even-year unplaced genomic scaffold, OgorEven_v1.0 Un_scaffold_879, whole genome shotgun sequence genomic DNA:
GCTGCATGGTAAAGTACACAGCCAGCATCTATGTTCCTCAGTGTATTTATTatatccactgtatttagtatatccactgtatttagtatatccactgtatttagtatagccactgtatttagtatagccactgtatttagtacggccactgtatttagtatagccactgtatttagtatagccactgtatttattatatccactgtatttaatacagccactgtatttagtatagccactgtatttagtatatccactgtatttagtacagccactgtatttagtacggccactgtatttagtacggccactgtatttagtatagccactgtatttattatatccactgtatttagtatatccactgtatttagtgtatccactgtatttagtatatccactgtatttagtgtatccactgtatttagtatatccACTGAATTTAGTACAGCCACTGTATTTAGTACggccactgtatttagtatagccactgtatttattatatccactgtatttagtatatccactgtatttagtgtatccactgtatttagtatatccactgtatttagtgtatccactgtatttagtatatccactgtatttagtgtatccactgtatttagtatagccactgtatttagtacagccactgtatttagtatatccactgtatttagtacagccactgtatttagtacagccactgtatttagtacagccactgtatttagtatatccactgtatttagtatatccactgtatttagtatagccactgtatttagtatatccactgtatttagtacagcccactgtatttagtatatccactgtatttagtatatccactgtatttagtatatccactgtatttagtatatccactgtatttagtatagccactgtatttagtatagccactgtatttagtatatccactgtatttagtatagccactgtatttattatatccactgtatttagtatatccactgtatctgtctgtgtgttactgGTTATGACTGTTGTCTGCTCTTGTCCACAGAGCTGTGCCTCTTCTCCAACAATGGGGGCTTTGAAAAGGTTAGGTCGAATTATGAGATTGAAGAGGATGGATTTATGGACCTGGTAGGCGACTTTGATGCCAACAGCCCCTTAAATCTGAACAAAGGTAATAATGCCAGTGGAGGATAATGTATCCTGTTTAGCggtcaacatgtagtctactgaatggaatgtctggtcaacatgtagtctactgaatagaacgtCTGGCcaacatgtagtctactgaatggaacgtctggtcaacatgtagtctactgaatggaatgtctggtcaacatgtaatgtagtctactgaatggaacgtctggtcaacatgtaatgtagtctactgaatggaacgtctggtcaacatgtaatgtactgaatggaacgtctggtcaacatgtaatgtagtctgaatggaacgtctggtcaacatgtaatgtagtctactgaatggaacgtctggtcaacatgtaatgtactgaatggaacgtctggtcaacatgtagtctacttaatggaatgtctggtcaacgtttagtctactgaatggaatgtctggtcaacgtttagtctactgaatggaatgtctggtcaacgtttagtctactgaatggaatgtctggtcaacatgaaatgtagtctactgaatgggatgtctggtcaacatgtaatgtAGTCTGCTGAATGGgatgtctggtcaacatgtagtctactgaatttaacgtctggtcaacatgtagtctactgaatggaatgtctggtcaacgtttagtctactgaatggaacgtCTGGTCCACATGTAATGATGTCTACTGAATGGAACATCTGGTtaacatgtagtctactgaatggaatgtctggtcaacatgtaatgtagtctactgaatggaaggtttggtcaacatgtagtctactgaatggaatgtTCAATATCTAAGTTGTTCTTTTTGATGAGTAATTATGAAGTTACCACACTTTTGGTATATAAAAAAACCCATTGATCAATATTTTACAAGTAACacgttctgttctgtctgttgttTGTGTGTTGACAGAACTGGAGAAACTGAGTAGTCATTTCCAGCTGCTGTCAGTCCTGCCAGCAGCCAAAcgctcctctctgctccagctCCTCAAGACAACCatggaggacagagaggcagTCAGTGTGCTGGAGAGTGTGGTGAGTGAGACGTACAGAAAcagggcacaaacacacacacacacacacacacacacacacacacacacacacacacacacacacctaatagCCACGatgaatatctctctctctcatcacagcTGGATCAGTTGTGTGAAGGTGAGACTCCTGACCTGGgtgatctggaagagtctgagagggagacagtccAGGCCATACTGGATCTTGTAGACCAATGTGTTGGGAAGGATGAGGACGAGATCAGATCTTCACTTCTCAGTGCCGTCCACCTCATTGTCAGTGCCATGGACGGTGAGATAGAGAGCAGTTTTCACAGGATTCTCCAGTTATTATTTGATCAGTTCCTGGGAAACTAGGTTCACTACTGTGGTTTtatgtgtgtatatttatttattcaggAATGACAGATGAGGGTCTCTCTGTGTTGGGATCCTGTTGCAGTCCTCCAGTCTTACAGGCCCTGCAGATCCTGGTGAGTTCACACCTGCTTGATTGAGCCTCCAGTCCTATATGGCCTTTTAGAAAAGAGTGCATGTAAGCTTATTCCTGTGCTGCTTGTCCTCCAGGTGCAGCATGTGGCAGCAGGGAGTGGGGAGACCCTCTCTCTGAGAGATGCAGGTCTGGCTGTTCTGACTGAGGAGGAGCTGTATCAGAGGACAGAGCGTCTCTTTGCCCTCTCCAATGTGGAACTTACCAGATTGAATGAGGACGCAGAATTCACAGTGACTTCAGTTATCTGCCCTGGACACCTTCCTCTTGTCATGAGTATCGCTGTGAATGGCCTGGCCTCTTTAGGATAGATTGAGCCAAATAGAAACATTCCTTGTGCTACAAAGTGGATATATGAACTGCACCGCCAGGGATGAATTTCAGAAATGTCACATTTGATAACATATTGTTGATGATTGCAAAGCGACAGGAGTAAAACATATCAAAAACAAGATAATGCACGTGTGAAGAAAAATGTACAAAATAATATTCCCACTACTGTACATTAATTAATGACACATTCCTACATTATGGTGTTTCTAAACGGTGCAGTGTAATAACAAAAACCCACTGGAAAACAGCAATAGAAAATAATGGGTACATAACCCGACGCACACCAGGACagacgtgcacaagcacttacaataaacaatcatcgacaaggacatgagggggaacagagggttaaatacacaacatgtaatcgatgggattggaaccaggtgtgatggaagacaagacaaaaccaaaggaaaatgAGAAGAGGATCAGCGATgactagaaggtcggtgacttcgacggccgaacgccgcccgaacaaggagagggaccaacttcggtggaagtcgtgacagtaccccccccccccgacaccaGCTTCGGGGGCGAGGCGCAGAGCGATCTGGACGAAGACGGTGGAACTCCTGCAGCATAGATGGACTTGGTCTTGGCACCTATCAGCACCTCCGTATTTCCCCCATCCCTTCTTCTCAAACACATCTACTGTACACCCCTCTATACACCTACTTCCTCATCCATTCTCCTTCATTCACACACAACATATAGCGTAGTCCTCCACACATCCattctcttccaccctcctacacATATTCACCCTCCTTCACTCTCCCATTCATATGTATAGacacatacccacacatacacccactcataccctctctctctctcacacacacacacacacacatcacataggTGATGACAAAATGTCTATGTTGTTCAAACACTGTGAATCAGACATCACAGGAATGGACCATCATACTGACTCCACATATTCAGCATTGGGGATGTTATCTTTGCGTAGAGAATCATTATTAAAAAGAATAACATCATCACCCTGGTATTCTAGACATCAAGATTACCACGGTGCTGGACTTCCTCTTATACTTTTTGAACCTGGTAGCACAGTAATGTGAGAAAGTTGACACTTTCAAATGAGTGTAGAAGAATAACGGACTTCACAGAAATGTTTTTGAATGTTCTTTGGACATGATTCTGGTGaacagtctgtttctgttcttgTCATGTCGGTCACTTGACAATGTTAAAACGTAGGatccccaccctcctccctccctccctccttctgtaATGTGCCTTTATGTTGTAttatctaatggggatcctaataaactaaccccccccctctccctcaaaATGATTAATCAAATCTCTTTGGTAAATGATTAAGTAAATTACTTTTAAAGGTTAAATTACCTTAGATTTGAGATCGGTGGCCTCCATTTAAGAAACTCCTAAAT
This region includes:
- the LOC124020700 gene encoding gasdermin-E-like isoform X2, encoding MNSEGNVEGLAADLKLNLGLKCFNEQESSFGRLKKEEVEVKELVNYSKDKRLDMTHPVIKQTREKPRAILGVLTERIMTSQPCPVTNKVRKHGNAGANMSACVALSGKASMKQSGSTQTDSDVSLKIPEYTVVAFSLIELKVKRNGKFELCLFSNNGGFEKVRSNYEIEEDGFMDLVGDFDANSPLNLNKELEKLSSHFQLLSVLPAAKRSSLLQLLKTTMEDREAVSVLESVLDQLCEGETPDLGDLEESERETVQAILDLVDQCVGKDEDEIRSSLLSAVHLIVSAMDGMTDEGLSVLGSCCSPPVLQALQILVQHVAAGSGETLSLRDAGLAVLTEEELYQRTERLFALSNVELTRLNEDAEFTVTSVICPGHLPLVMSIAVNGLASLG
- the LOC124020700 gene encoding gasdermin-E-like isoform X1 codes for the protein MISKAVKSMLKEVDSNGSLIPVSSLNDSSGKLNLLSLIVKTRPRCGCFWQEPKYQSRGFSLSDVLKPGEPEDEPLNPDVKESDFVDHSGRFADKKEMNSEGNVEGLAADLKLNLGLKCFNEQESSFGRLKKEEVEVKELVNYSKDKRLDMTHPVIKQTREKPRAILGVLTERIMTSQPCPVTNKVRKHGNAGANMSACVALSGKASMKQSGSTQTDSDVSLKIPEYTVVAFSLIELKVKRNGKFELCLFSNNGGFEKVRSNYEIEEDGFMDLVGDFDANSPLNLNKELEKLSSHFQLLSVLPAAKRSSLLQLLKTTMEDREAVSVLESVLDQLCEGETPDLGDLEESERETVQAILDLVDQCVGKDEDEIRSSLLSAVHLIVSAMDGMTDEGLSVLGSCCSPPVLQALQILVQHVAAGSGETLSLRDAGLAVLTEEELYQRTERLFALSNVELTRLNEDAEFTVTSVICPGHLPLVMSIAVNGLASLG